GAAAAAATagcgtttttttttgtttttgttttgttgaactGAGCTAAAGAAGAACAATTTATAAAACCATTGTAGTtagattttattgtttatttgaaatattttctttgatcgtAATTTTGATCAACCGTTTTGTGAGATTTGGTCTTTACCCATTCAAGTGAAtatgagctgtacttttatgccacttgtatccAGAAAATTGTTGAcagggagcgttccaaagatggccgccgagtggactgacttgctttgaAAAAACTTTGCTTTATGTCACTTGCTTGGAGACATTAtttaatagttataataataatatatatatttaatctatACTGACTTAATCGTACTTTtaatctctattttttttttaaataaactacaATTGTAAAGATATTCACTTCACTTGCAGTTGTTTTAACGTTGGCTGTTGTTTCGCAGTGAGGCGCTAGATGTCGCAGATCAGCGCCTGTGATGTCAGGTTAACCCGCTGAAGAAGAGAGCGTGGAGGGATTCTAATGAAGCTTCTACTGAACACCTCTTCAATGGCTTAAAAGGGCGACTTTCTATTGACTTGTCACACGAGGCTGTGGACTGTGCAGTAGGTGCTAAACAGCATTGTTAAACTGTATCTAAACTGCTCTGAGTTTTGCATGTTTCAGATCAAAGTGTGGAGAAGTCTCAGTCATTGAGGCCGCGCTCATATCTGCAGCTGCAGGACTTTTAGTTTATTTAATagagtttatttaataaatgcaatCCTAAATTACACCAAATACTATTCTAGTGTTAATGGCTGCGTCTCAAAACCTAGTGGAAGTCAAATGCGCGTATGTTCAAATGTTCTAATGCATTAGTTTTAAATATGCAATGATTACTTATTGCATGACATAAACTTCTGCTGAGACCAGAGATGCATGTGAAGTATAATGGAATATGTCCCCTGCAGGAAATGAAGCGTGCCAGGACAGAACAGATCCAGTGCACATTGACCCAGTATCTGAAGAGGAGGCAGTACATAGATACAGATGGGTCTTTGAAGGGCGGCAAACTCTCCCAGTCTGCGGAGGAGATGGCTGCTAGTCTCACAGGTAACAGCCcttttaaatgtgatttctcagttgtaatttaaatgaatgaacTAGAATTTTAGAGTGCTGTTCTCTCTCTTCTGTACTGTGCAGTTCATACAGAGTCCAGCTGTGCAAATGTGGTGTCTGCTTCCCCTGCCAGTCAGACCCTCAGCAGTATGAGACCCAGTTCTCTAGACTGCGCTCATTTCTGAAGGGTGAGAGATTGTATCAGAGATGCTCTTTCTTAACACTTTAGTACTTTTGGCTCTGTTcttggttgttttttttacagggatagttcacccaaaaatggaaattctctcaatAATTCagcctcatgttgctccaaacccatagaCTTCCTTTCTAaggtgaaacacaaaatgaggttTTAGGATGGTTATAGCTTTGAGGGTTTTAGAATGCTAGCCtctgttaccattcactttcattgcatctgttgaatgggtttggaacaacatgagggtgagttttaatatttgagtgaactatacctttaagaaccTCATTCTGGTTTAGATGCTGAGGTGCCGTTGAGGAAGGAGGTTAGCGGGATGTTGTTTCCACTCTTCCTCTACTTGCACTTGGACATGGCGCAGTGCGGCCTGAAGGGGGCGGTAGACTCGTTCTACCATCGCTTCCACACGCTCTTCCAGCTGGACCCTGAGCAGAAAGCCATTGTGGATCTGCTGCGAGGAGCCGTCACATTGCAGGTCAGTAACCAAGGCAACATCTTGGTGTAATGCATCTCGAGATAAATGTCCAAATAAAGTCTTCAAGTCATGATAGAATGACcgtattaatgataataataaaaggtGCACATGAATGTGTCATAATTACCAGCAGGTCATTTTAGATCTTCTTTAAGCCCTGACTGTTCGATTTGGGGGCGTGTCAAATAAAGAATCATGTCGGCAATAAAACTTACAAAATTCACGTTTCAATGTTTGTTATGACTTCAGAAATGTTTCGGAAACTCAGATCTGTCATGAAGAAGAGAGGTTGTGATACTTCTTCAGAAGCATTCTGAAGAATGCctattgattttgttttacagGATGTGACCTCGAATCCTAAACTCTGCTCCCTCCTGGATCACAAATATGTGGTTCACCTGACAGATCAAGCATATAGCTACTTGCTGCGTTACCTGCAGAGTGATGACAATAGCGCCATCTGCTGGGTGCTCAGCTCACATGTACAGGTATGAACAATGTCACTATAGCGGCCTATTTTTGTGGTATAATCTATTGCAGATTTGTGGTTGGTTGCTTGATATGTGGGTTAGATGGTCTCTTCCGGTCTAAGTGGACCGTTCTTAATAATCTGCAACAAGGTCTTCTCTTGCCGATTCACCAATAGTCTAACCATGATCTAAATCAGAATCCCTCCATCCTTTTTCTAGTTTTTAATTAGCCTCATATCACAAATACTTTCTTAGGTGGAAGTGACAGCAGCACGTCAACCTGACTATCAGTTGTATGGGGCGGGGCTTGGAACAGGAAACGCAACCTCCACTTCCTCTTCCTCCGCTACCTGGTGTGCAGTTGACAGGTTTGAGGGGGCGGAATCTGTAGATGTCACGGCAGGGCTACCTCAGAACGAGGCTGCATTGGATGTGTTGCAGGACTGCATCAAGCGTGTGTGCGAGGGACCGCCTTCCCTGACCACTATCTGCTTCTACGCATTCCAGCACACGGATCAGCTGCTGAACACTGCCGAGGTGTCGGCGGACAGTCGCTTGCTGGCGGCAGGGTTTGATAACTCCGCCGTCAAGCTGTGGAGTTTACGGCCACGAAAGTTGAAGGCGGGGTCTCACAGGGTCGATGTGTCGAAAATAAGGCTTGCCTGTGATGTGCTGGAGGAAGAGGTGAGTGAACTTCCTTAGTGTTTCCTGCAAGATATTTCTGCGGCGTTTCCTCAGTCTTTCTTACAGGATTTTACTGCAGTGTTTTCCTTAGTGTTTCCAACTGGATTATCCAGGAGTTTTTCCTACATGATTTTCTTACAGTGCTTTCCTCAGTGTTTCCCACTGGATTATCCAGCAGTGTTTCCTTCAGAATTTCCCTGCAGTGTTTTCTACAGGATTTTCCTGAATTATTTGCTGCAGTGTTTCCTACAGGATTTTCCCATCTGTGTTTCCTGCAGTTTTCACCACAGGAGTTTCCTTTAATGTTTCTTGTTTCTATTTTTCCTGCAGTGTGTTCCTCTGTGTTTCCGAACGGATTTTCATGCAGTGTTCCCACTGGATTTTCCTGCAGTATTTACTGCAGTGTTTCCTACAGGATGTTCCTGCAGTATTTCTCACTGGATTTTCCTGCATTATTTCCTGCAGTGTATCCTACAGGATGTTCCTGTAGGAAACACTGCAGGAACATCCTGCAGTGTTTCCTACAGGATGTTCCTGCAGTGTATCCTACAGGATGTTCCTGCAGTGTTTCCTACAGGATGTTCCTGCAGTGTTTCCTACAGGATGTTCCTGCAGTGTATCCTACAGGATGTTCCTGCAGTGTTTCCTACAGGATGTTCCTGCAGTGTTTCCTACAGGATGTTCCTGCAGTGTTTCCTACAGGATGTTCCTGCAGTGTATCCTACAGGATGTTCCTGCAGTGTTTCCTACAGGATGTTCCTG
This genomic window from Xyrauchen texanus isolate HMW12.3.18 chromosome 11, RBS_HiC_50CHRs, whole genome shotgun sequence contains:
- the taf5l gene encoding LOW QUALITY PROTEIN: TAF5-like RNA polymerase II p300/CBP-associated factor-associated factor 65 kDa subunit 5L (The sequence of the model RefSeq protein was modified relative to this genomic sequence to represent the inferred CDS: inserted 1 base in 1 codon), with protein sequence MKRARTEQIQCTLTQYLKRRQYIDTDGSLKGGKLSQSAEEMAASLTVHTESSCANVVSAXPCQSDPQQYETQFSRLRSFLKDAEVPLRKEVSGMLFPLFLYLHLDMAQCGLKGAVDSFYHRFHTLFQLDPEQKAIVDLLRGAVTLQDVTSNPKLCSLLDHKYVVHLTDQAYSYLLRYLQSDDNSAICWVLSSHVQVEVTAARQPDYQLYGAGLGTGNATSTSSSSATWCAVDRFEGAESVDVTAGLPQNEAALDVLQDCIKRVCEGPPSLTTICFYAFQHTDQLLNTAEVSADSRLLAAGFDNSAVKLWSLRPRKLKAGSHRVDVSKIRLACDVLEEEADDEHTSGSEIKTLRAHSGPVYRTSFLTDGSGLLSCSEDSTVRFWDLNSFTNTVLYRGHTYPVWDLDVSPCNLYFSTASHDRTARLWSFACTYPLRLYAGHLSDVDCVKFHPNSNYVATGSTDKTVRLWSTQQGASVRLFTGHRGPVLSLAFSPNGKYLASAGEDQRLKLWDLASSALFKDLRGHTDSITSLSFSQDSSLVASASMDNTVRVWDIRNAYATAPPDGSSSELIGQYTGNTSNILNVQFMACNLLLVTGTALEKQEQ